CTGTCTTGCATATAGGGTATAAGTCACCATTCATAAATGGAGTTAGTTAGGATTTCATAAGTGTGCCTGATTTTTACATCTTCTGGCTTCAGTCTATAGAACTACCTTTATCCAAACACCTTCAGCTCAAAATCTAAAGgttgattttctttaatgtttatcCAGTCAAATTAATTGTTAGCTGGACAATTCAGAGCTTTGCTTAAGATGTTTGGTGTTTATCATTAGCTCTAACATACACATGTTATAGGCATGATTTTATAACTCTGAATTAGAACCTTTAATCTAGCAATGAATTGCTATACTACATAACTGGAACTTCTTTGGAAACTAACTTCTATATATAGAGAATAACCAATTATTCTAATACTATGGAAAACAAACTTCAGTGATTAAGATTTGATATCAATaatgccttatttttttcctttacattgcAACTTCATAGCATTTATGTTTAGAGCATGGAAGGATTACACTATAATTGAACTATAATTACTCACTCTCTGGAAATCATTTGGAAACAATGAGTGGCATCTTCTATCTTTCCTCTGAAGATATACAGTATTAGTAAATAAATAGTAGTACAAGAAACTGGTTTTCTCTAAAACTTGGTATCACCAAGTTTTCTGTCTAGAGCAAAAATGACAGAACTAACATTAACCCAAATACATCATTTTTCACTATGTAAAGGCCCAGTTATTCCAACCAACTTGGAGTTCATACTTGTTAGCAAATATCCATTTGAACATTACTACCTAGTGCCCTCCAACAAATTATTTCACCTGTTGTGACTTAGCATCCTTCTCTGTACAATGAAGAGAATATGAATACCTGCCCTATAGTCAACAACACTACATTGCATacataaaaatttgttaagaaggTTGATCAAATAGTAGGTGTTCCTACCACAATAACATAAATGTGCcaacaagaacaaagaaaaaaaatcatatcttcCCTAAAGGGTTTAATAGGTTTGAATAAGTTAATATACTTAGCAATATTATAACAATGACTGGCACatagtgtaaaataaataaaatatgtattaaacaaTTAAAGTGGAAtattcattaaaacaaacaaacaaaagcaatgcAAGCTTCTACACCTAATTAATAATTGTTTATGACTAAATTTGTAGTAATTCCAATCATAGACCTTAGTGACCTTCGGAGGGTGCGGGAACACTGAGGGCAGGTTTTAATGggttaaaaataatgtctttggCCAAATGCTAGTGGCATCATGAGCACAAGCATAAACATGTGCTTGTTcagaattctgaaattttataaGGAATCTTATAAggaattctgaaattttaaactACTTCAGTGCACAGTTACTTATATGGAACTGTAAGCAAGTGCACTTGAGTGCCAGAAAATCTTCATTTGTTGCTTTATTCTAGATACAAAACTTGGAGCAACAACTATTCCTTCATGTCTATTAATTCTGAGTATAATGTACTATATATAATTTGATTAAGAATTTCCCAATTGCACAGTTCTTGTAAATCTTTTCTAGTACAGGCTAtggaaaattgtattttaaatatttttaaggaatttatttatttatttatttatttatttatttattatttatttattatttatttatttatttatttatcagagaaagagagctcaagcatggggagtggcagagggagagggagaagcaggctctttgctaagcagggagcccaatacagggctcaattccaggaccctgggatcatgacctgagacaaaggaagatgcttaactgactgagctaccctggcaccccttaaatattttattaaaaatttatcattctaaaatatttttatcatttttcccttGAGATAGAACAAAAAATTCATCTCtggaaaaatacagtttcatagaatgctttattttgttttgtcccATTTTGTTTCCCATACCTACAGTGCTTTTAGTGAAACTACCAAATTGTGTGTCATTATGGTCCAAGAAATTGAGGGGTGATATATACAGATGTCAATTGTTTTGAAAGTTAAATAgtgtacatattttattcattccattttactacaacaacaacaaaaaaatactaaacaaatttTCCAACACTGTTTCTTAAAATACTGCAAGATCCTTATTTTATGCTCATGAAGGAATTGAGTGtgtcaagaaaaagaagaggggggAATTCCCCCTTTTGAAACCTGATAATTCACAAGTTGTCACAGCTAATTGGAAACTGGTAAACATGCAACCAAGTTTGTGGTTTTACAGAACAGGTTCAACAAGGCCTATTTACACTCTAAAAGCCCCGAATTCCACTTGGAATGATCTATTCCATTAGATCAACACTATCCAGCTCTCCATCCTCACTCACTTGGTCTCCATACCTCCAATGTTGCTCTTTCCCTATTGATTCCCACTGAGTTACCTTTTCTAAAATCGAAGTCTGACAATTGTATTATAATTTGTAAATACCTGCATCAAAAAGGGCAAGAAATGAAACTATAACGTGAACCAGGAAGGAGGTGCTATTGGAACATTCCTCTCCTGTTTAGCCAACCACCTGAACTTTGCCCATAGTGTTCCTTATCTGTGGCATCACATCCTTGAGCAAGAGCCCTGGTCCCAGCCTCCTTATACTCATATGAAGGTAGCATCTAGTCACCATTCAACACCAAGATCTACAGTCTATTTCAGCCTCTCCATTTGGTCGAAATCACATGTCCTTATAGGTTTTACCCTTGGGGTATCTGAGTGCCTCagctagttaagcatctgccttcagctcaggtcaatatccccaggtcttgggatggagccctgcatcaggctcctgctaagcagggaacctatttatctttctccctctgccattccctcatGCTCTCTGGATCTatgtctctgtccaataaataatatattttttaaaataagctgtaCCCTTTCCACATGAGCCtcaaaaaaatttatgtatttcctTACAACTATTTGCACAAACTACACCTACAAATCATATTTCTTAGGGGAAGTAGACAATTgttatttatatgttaaattcagttagctaatagttgttttttaaatataatatagcATAAGACATGTTTTTTGAACAAACGAAGGACTGGATGTTTGATggtcttcctctgcttctttgtACAATAAGTGACAtacttcaaatctcagctctaaTACCACCTGTTGCTGGAAAGCTTCCCTAAGCCCTCCTTCTTGGGGTTAATATTTTTCCCACAGTACTTTCGACCACAATGGCCTAATGATTTCAGATACAAGTAGCAGCCACTGGATTTCTTCAGGTTTGGAAACTAAAGAACAAATTGCCCTTATTAACAGAAGGTGAACAACTGGATTGTTGCACTAACATTCACCATATTAATATGTACATGATTTCCAAGATTTCTCACTTTACACTGCCACCATGCAGCAAGGACAAATTTTTGAAATAGACCAAAGTCTGATACTTTAcgttttattcttaagtaatttcaaatttatagaaagataataataataataatacaattaatTCTCATAAATCTTTTGCCTAGATTCTCCTATACCTTTATGCCCATTTGCTTTATcacttctctctccatctctctctcttaccAATTGCacaccttattatttttttctaaatattttattatgtatttctgaagaatatgaatattattcCACAGAATCACAgtgaaaacttcagaaaaaaatgtaacacaGATACAATACAATTGTACAAATGTTTTGAATGCCGAAGTGTAAAAATGAGGAGCTTTCCAGTACAGATTAACAATTACTCCAAAAGGAACAAATTGGTGATTACACATCATGGTGTGTGAATCTAAGGAAAACATTGGTATAGGATCCTAAAGTTCTAATGTgtagagtgaaagaaaaaaaaatggtacaaaCAGCTCCTACTTTATAGTTTCCTGAAAGACTGATCCCACATTCAACAGTTTCTTTAGCGCCCTTGTAACATCCTTATTCCTAAGACTATAAATTAAAGGGTTTAGAACAGGAGTGAGTATGGTATAAAAGACAGATACAATCATGTCCTTCTCAGGGGTGTGATAGGAGGTGGGGAGCATGTAGGTATAGATGGAAGCACCATAGAAGAGGATGACCACCATCATGTGAGAAGAACAAGTGGCAAAAGCCTTCTTCCGTCCCTCTGCTGAGTTCATCCTGTGGATGGTGAAGAGGATGAACGAATAGGAGCTTGAAATGATTGTCACAGGGATGAGGAGCATGAGCACACAACACAGGTACATGAGTGTCTCATAGAGCGAAGTGTCTGAGCAGGAAAGCTTCATCACAGCAGGGACCTCACAGAAGAAATGGTGGATCTCCCGGGATCTGCAGAAGGGCAAGGTCATTGTGATGGGTGTGAACACAAATCCATCcacagatcccagaaaccaggaGGAAGACGCCAAGAGCAGACATACTCCATGGTTCATGAGGACAGGATAACGGAGTGGatggcagatggccacatagcggtcataggccatggcaGCTAGAAGGAAAAATTCTGAACCTCCTAGTGTCAGATAGAGAAACATCTGCATTCCACATTCGGGGGCTGAGATCTTATTCACCCCCATGACCTGGTCCATGAGCATCTTAGGCACAGTGACAGAAATGTACATCACATCCATGAGAGACAACTGAGTgataaaaaagtacatgggatTATGAAGGTGAGCATCACAGTGTATCAGAAGGATCAGGATGGTGTTTCCAGACAAGGCCATCaggaaaaccacaaaaatgaCCACACAAAGGAGAGCTGGGTACTTGAATTGACTGAAGAGTCCCACCAGGTCAAAATCTGATCCTCCAGTATGGTTGGCCAACCACGTGGTGTTCTCCATTGCATTTTACCTGGTGCAGCAAGGAGAGCTGTGGATTTAATAGATCATTTCTGGGATATGAGCACCTTAAATGAATGCTTAGTGAGcttgagtgtgagtgtgtgtgtgtgtttgcatgtttACATATGGCCATCCAGTGTACCAAAAAGGGGAAGTTCCAAGGACCTGTAAAGTTTAGGAGTATAAATTACCTGTAGTTGTACAAATTTACTAGAAATCTAAGAATTCACAACTCAGGGTCAAAAATATCAGTACCttaataattccactactagatatgtatttccttaaagaaaacaaaacactatctgcacccctatttttttaaaacttcatatgacctttaatttttaagttaaattccagtaagttaacatacagtgtaatattagttcagCTGTAGAATACAGTGAATCAACATTTTCATACAATACCTTTTGCCCATCAAAAGTGTActcttctctcatctatggaacataagaactaggaagattggtaggggaagaaagggataaagaaaggggggtaatcagaagggggaatgaagcatgagagactatggactctgagaaacaaactgagggcttcagaggggaggggggtgggggaatgggatagaccggtgatgggtagtaaggagggcacatattgcatggtgcactgggtgttatacgcaactaatgaaccatcaaactttgcatcagaaaccagggatatactgtatggtgactaacataatataattaaaaaaacattttaaaaatgtgtactctTAATCTGCACAATCTACTTGACCCATCCCCATTCCCACCTccattctggtaaccatcagtttattctctatttttaagagtctgtttcttggtttgtctctctctcaattttttttgcctttgttcatttacatttcttcttaaattccacatataagtgaaatcatatggtatttctctttctctgacttactttgcttagcacaGTACTCTccaactccatccatgtcattgcaaatggcaagttttcaaactttttattgctgagtaatattccattgtttactTTTATATTCACCCATATGTTTACTGcagccttatttataatagctaagatatggaagcaacctaagtttccttcaatagacaaatggataaa
This Ursus arctos isolate Adak ecotype North America unplaced genomic scaffold, UrsArc2.0 scaffold_5, whole genome shotgun sequence DNA region includes the following protein-coding sequences:
- the LOC113261456 gene encoding olfactory receptor 2T29-like, whose product is MENTTWLANHTGGSDFDLVGLFSQFKYPALLCVVIFVVFLMALSGNTILILLIHCDAHLHNPMYFFITQLSLMDVMYISVTVPKMLMDQVMGVNKISAPECGMQMFLYLTLGGSEFFLLAAMAYDRYVAICHPLRYPVLMNHGVCLLLASSSWFLGSVDGFVFTPITMTLPFCRSREIHHFFCEVPAVMKLSCSDTSLYETLMYLCCVLMLLIPVTIISSSYSFILFTIHRMNSAEGRKKAFATCSSHMMVVILFYGASIYTYMLPTSYHTPEKDMIVSVFYTILTPVLNPLIYSLRNKDVTRALKKLLNVGSVFQETIK